A section of the Clostridium sp. TW13 genome encodes:
- a CDS encoding polysaccharide deacetylase family protein, whose amino-acid sequence MNKKKVILNLAATIILIAAFSIFILLKTKYIHNPISNGSITSNIKTADAKVKNNVKEQVLNFNEIPLTRGDINIPVLCYHDVNPKQSNALLLDPEKFKAQMQYLKDNNYIPITLEELYGFLKENKEIPTKSVVITFDDGYKGNYTYAYPILKDFNFKATIFMISDFADNDLYLSKKELKELSDNGIEIQSHTDIHRDLSKLSKEAQISTMKTSKKNLEAIINKSVDYIAYPFGNSNPSTREAAKEAGYKLGFNLNGKMADKSDNSYNIDRLYISNDYSLQQFINKLTKSPKN is encoded by the coding sequence ATGAATAAGAAAAAAGTCATTCTCAATCTGGCAGCTACTATAATTTTAATCGCTGCTTTCAGTATTTTTATATTATTAAAAACCAAATATATACATAATCCTATTTCTAATGGATCTATTACTTCAAATATTAAAACTGCTGATGCAAAGGTAAAAAATAACGTTAAAGAGCAGGTACTAAATTTCAATGAAATCCCACTAACTAGAGGAGATATCAATATTCCAGTGCTTTGTTATCATGATGTGAACCCAAAACAAAGTAATGCTCTTTTATTAGATCCAGAAAAATTTAAAGCTCAAATGCAGTATTTAAAAGACAATAATTATATTCCCATTACTCTAGAAGAACTTTATGGTTTCTTAAAAGAAAATAAAGAAATTCCAACAAAATCAGTAGTTATTACTTTTGATGATGGATATAAAGGAAACTATACCTATGCCTATCCTATTTTAAAAGATTTTAACTTTAAAGCTACCATATTTATGATATCTGATTTTGCCGACAATGATTTATACTTAAGCAAAAAAGAATTAAAGGAATTATCAGATAACGGAATAGAAATTCAAAGCCACACTGACATACATCGCGATTTATCTAAATTGAGTAAAGAAGCACAAATTTCAACTATGAAAACTTCTAAGAAGAACCTAGAAGCTATTATTAATAAATCTGTAGATTATATTGCTTATCCTTTTGGTAATAGCAACCCTTCTACTAGAGAAGCAGCCAAAGAAGCTGGTTATAAACTAGGCTTTAACCTTAACGGGAAAATGGCAGATAAATCTGATAATAGCTATAATATAGATCGACTATATATTAGCAATGATTATTCTCTGCAACAATTTATAAATAAACTAACTAAAAGCCCTAAAAATTAA
- a CDS encoding anti-sigma-I factor RsgI family protein — translation MSEIFNRSKYKFSQRRSIRVVENEIDVKKKKEAISFFYKELRLYKVHLADLCSNIPSDDVRNVIFNIAYFIVENEELMEAFFRKRDLPYRGIVKETFESKSFLEKWSDYIKFYVVMLSRPDYKIIKDYLQISAIESVEDTEIALIKDEKKMATGLVLAKNNRYTIILTANGKVQKLKLPDSNIGYEVTGIKAKGFKFYSKFIIPAAGILTIAIIAWIAISSSVTTTVVVSCTSDIKIDINRFSKVINLTSETKRGKRLIADIDYESQPVDSLLNILALDIIKEEMVPQSPNKLLIVVSGKPLEEKDFILMKETLNDKNIQVNVNNAGTEVEFKSDKKGKDSN, via the coding sequence ATGAGCGAGATATTTAATAGAAGTAAATATAAGTTTAGTCAAAGAAGAAGTATAAGAGTTGTAGAAAATGAGATTGATGTAAAAAAGAAAAAGGAAGCTATATCTTTCTTTTATAAGGAACTTAGACTGTATAAAGTTCATTTAGCAGATCTATGCAGTAATATCCCATCAGATGATGTAAGAAATGTTATATTTAATATAGCCTATTTTATAGTAGAAAATGAAGAATTGATGGAGGCTTTTTTTAGAAAAAGAGATTTGCCGTATAGAGGAATAGTAAAAGAAACTTTTGAATCTAAAAGTTTTTTGGAAAAGTGGAGTGACTATATTAAATTTTACGTTGTAATGCTATCAAGACCGGATTACAAAATTATTAAAGACTATCTTCAAATATCTGCTATTGAGAGTGTTGAAGATACTGAGATAGCTTTAATTAAGGATGAGAAGAAGATGGCAACAGGGCTTGTTTTAGCAAAAAATAATAGATATACAATAATACTGACCGCAAATGGAAAAGTTCAAAAATTAAAGTTACCTGATTCTAATATTGGATATGAGGTTACAGGTATCAAAGCAAAAGGATTTAAATTTTATAGTAAGTTTATTATTCCTGCAGCTGGCATTCTTACAATTGCAATAATAGCTTGGATAGCTATAAGTAGTTCTGTAACTACTACAGTAGTTGTTAGCTGTACATCAGATATTAAAATAGATATAAACAGATTTTCAAAGGTTATAAATTTAACATCTGAAACTAAGAGGGGCAAGAGATTAATTGCAGATATTGATTATGAATCTCAACCTGTGGATTCCTTATTAAATATTCTAGCATTGGATATAATAAAAGAAGAAATGGTACCACAAAGTCCTAACAAGTTACTTATAGTAGTAAGTGGGAAACCCCTAGAGGAGAAAGACTTTATATTAATGAAGGAAACACTTAATGATAAAAACATACAAGTCAATGTAAATAATGCTGGAACTGAAGTAGAGTTTAAGAGTGATAAAAAAGGAAAGGATAGTAATTAA
- a CDS encoding YjjI family glycine radical enzyme, with product MNEVEKIIKDPTLTYEQRLVSLAHAAEDSLNVLNISAEAQKLRDEGIICDLFEGHAPYRPRYIIPDYEKFMKDGCEFLGLEPATDIWDAVNNLLILYKHVPSITTMPVYLGNIDYLLDPYIEDEEEAYKAIKLFLKHIDRTITDSFCHADIGPRDSKAGRIILRAERELETAIPNITLKYSKETEREFAIESVKTALVTAKPSFANDEMFRADFKGEYAIASCYNGLSIGGGSFTLVRMNLAKLAAKASSVEDFKNVQLPHAIKEMLGYMDERIRYLVEESGFFETSFLVKEGFIHRDKFTGMFGMFGLAECVNGLLNATKQEDRFGHSDKADNLGVEIIEIMDKMVKEHKNKYCTNEQFLLHAQVGIESDNGTSPGCRIPLGEEPELWKQLRHCGLFHKYFVSGIGDIFPFEKNSTNNPEYILDIINGAFKQGVRYFSLYSSDSDVIRITGYLVKRSDMEKLDRGEAVTQDTVVLGLRTCKASKVLERKVR from the coding sequence ATGAACGAAGTAGAAAAAATTATTAAGGACCCAACTTTAACTTACGAGCAAAGATTAGTTTCTTTAGCTCATGCAGCAGAAGATTCTCTAAATGTATTGAACATTAGTGCTGAAGCTCAAAAACTAAGAGATGAAGGAATAATATGTGATTTGTTTGAAGGTCATGCACCTTACAGACCAAGATACATTATTCCTGATTATGAAAAATTCATGAAAGACGGATGTGAATTCTTAGGCTTAGAGCCAGCAACAGACATTTGGGATGCAGTGAATAATTTATTGATACTTTACAAACACGTTCCATCAATAACAACTATGCCTGTATATCTTGGAAACATTGATTACTTACTTGATCCATATATAGAGGATGAAGAAGAGGCATATAAGGCAATTAAACTATTCTTAAAGCATATTGATAGAACAATTACTGATTCATTCTGCCATGCCGATATAGGACCAAGAGATTCTAAGGCGGGAAGAATAATATTAAGAGCAGAAAGAGAGCTTGAAACTGCTATACCAAATATAACATTAAAGTATAGCAAAGAAACTGAAAGAGAATTTGCAATAGAATCAGTTAAGACAGCATTAGTTACAGCAAAGCCTAGTTTTGCAAATGATGAGATGTTCAGAGCTGATTTTAAAGGAGAGTATGCTATAGCAAGCTGCTATAACGGCCTAAGCATAGGGGGAGGTAGCTTTACCCTTGTAAGAATGAATTTAGCTAAACTTGCAGCAAAAGCTAGTTCAGTAGAAGATTTTAAAAATGTTCAATTACCACATGCCATAAAAGAGATGTTGGGTTATATGGACGAAAGAATAAGATACTTGGTTGAAGAAAGCGGATTCTTTGAAACTTCTTTCTTGGTTAAGGAAGGATTTATTCACAGAGATAAATTCACAGGTATGTTTGGAATGTTTGGTTTAGCTGAATGTGTTAATGGTTTATTAAATGCTACAAAGCAAGAAGATAGATTTGGACATTCAGATAAGGCTGATAACCTAGGTGTTGAAATCATAGAGATTATGGATAAGATGGTTAAAGAGCACAAAAATAAGTACTGTACAAATGAGCAGTTCCTTTTACATGCTCAAGTAGGTATAGAAAGTGATAATGGAACAAGTCCAGGATGTAGAATTCCATTAGGTGAAGAACCAGAATTGTGGAAACAATTAAGACATTGTGGATTATTCCATAAGTATTTCGTATCAGGAATTGGAGACATATTCCCATTTGAAAAGAATTCTACAAATAATCCTGAATACATCCTTGATATCATTAATGGAGCCTTTAAGCAAGGTGTTAGATATTTCTCACTTTATTCATCAGATAGTGATGTTATAAGAATCACTGGATATCTTGTAAAAAGAAGTGATATGGAGAAGTTAGACAGGGGTGAAGCAGTTACTCAAGATACAGTAGTTCTAGGTTTAAGAACATGTAAAGCATCTAAAGTATTAGAGAGAAAAGTAAGATAG
- a CDS encoding alpha/beta hydrolase: protein MLFYIIFIVFIIFMLSLYFTSNYLLSLVTSRKLHNEEESLKKLANKKILNMNLLKSLDKEDIFITSKDSLNLHGVLVKNSQKTDKFIILIHGVSIGYVGSLKYIESFYNRGFNILIISQRRHGKSEGKYSTYGYYEKYDLDCWVEYLINRFGKQIYLGMHGESMGAGTVLQYPALNKYVKFIIADCGYSDMITLIKFEIKHDFPKYLHAFLLLVLKLSRIRALYKAKFDFSKVSPIKVVEKTELPILFIHGKEDYFVPWHMSVDMYEKKLHGYRQLLLVDKAEHANSIEVNKKLYEEAIDTFFKEIQCKE from the coding sequence ATGCTTTTTTATATTATTTTCATTGTTTTTATAATATTTATGTTGAGTTTATATTTTACAAGCAATTATCTTTTAAGCTTAGTTACTAGTCGTAAACTACATAATGAAGAAGAATCTCTAAAAAAATTAGCCAATAAGAAAATACTTAATATGAATTTACTAAAATCTTTAGATAAAGAAGATATATTTATTACATCTAAGGATTCTTTGAATCTTCATGGTGTATTAGTAAAAAATTCGCAAAAAACAGATAAATTTATTATACTTATTCATGGAGTTTCTATCGGTTATGTAGGTTCATTAAAATATATTGAGTCTTTTTATAATAGGGGATTTAACATTCTCATTATAAGTCAAAGGCGTCATGGTAAAAGTGAAGGAAAATATTCTACTTATGGTTATTACGAAAAATATGATTTAGATTGTTGGGTAGAATATTTAATAAATAGATTTGGAAAACAAATTTATCTTGGAATGCACGGTGAGTCAATGGGAGCTGGTACTGTTCTTCAATACCCTGCTTTAAATAAATATGTCAAGTTTATAATTGCTGACTGTGGATATAGTGATATGATTACATTGATAAAATTTGAGATCAAGCATGACTTTCCAAAATATCTTCATGCTTTTCTACTTTTAGTGCTGAAGTTATCAAGAATAAGAGCTCTTTATAAAGCTAAATTTGATTTTTCTAAAGTATCACCAATTAAAGTTGTTGAAAAAACAGAACTTCCAATCTTATTTATTCATGGAAAAGAAGATTATTTCGTTCCTTGGCACATGAGTGTAGATATGTATGAAAAAAAGCTTCACGGATATAGACAATTACTTCTAGTAGATAAGGCTGAACATGCTAATTCTATAGAAGTTAACAAAAAGCTCTATGAAGAAGCTATAGATACTTTCTTTAAAGAAATTCAATGTAAGGAGTAA
- the hydE gene encoding [FeFe] hydrogenase H-cluster radical SAM maturase HydE, with amino-acid sequence MKNLIIKAKETHSLTKEEIIALLQDESINEDLLKAADEVREKYIGNAVHLRGLIEFTNICKRNCLYCGLRRDNDNLKRYRLSEEEIIDFATKAVEYGYRSIVLQGGEDDYFTVERLTSIIKKIKALDVALILSIGERSYEEYKALKEAGADRYLIRIETTDTALYEELDPGMSHENRKQCLRNLKEIGYEVGSGSLVGLPGQTVESLADDILFFKEIDADMVGIGPFIPNEDTPLKDASVEGHFTLALKVMAITRLLMPTLNIPATTAMESLNKNGRVMALQSGANVVMPNVTEGEYRKLYALYPGKICISDTPAHCRGCISGKIQGIGRTISTTTGSHKDQMSMHKE; translated from the coding sequence ATGAAAAATTTAATTATAAAAGCAAAAGAAACTCATTCATTAACCAAAGAAGAAATTATAGCCTTACTTCAAGATGAAAGTATAAATGAAGATTTGCTTAAGGCTGCTGATGAGGTTCGTGAAAAATATATAGGTAATGCCGTTCATTTAAGAGGACTTATAGAATTCACTAATATTTGCAAAAGAAATTGTCTTTATTGCGGCTTAAGAAGGGATAATGACAATCTAAAACGTTATAGATTATCTGAAGAGGAAATCATTGATTTTGCCACAAAAGCTGTTGAGTATGGCTATAGAAGTATTGTTCTTCAAGGTGGTGAAGATGATTATTTTACTGTTGAAAGACTTACTAGCATAATAAAAAAGATTAAGGCTCTTGATGTAGCACTTATACTAAGTATTGGCGAAAGAAGCTATGAGGAATACAAGGCATTAAAAGAAGCTGGAGCAGATAGATATTTAATAAGAATAGAAACTACTGATACAGCTTTATATGAAGAGCTTGATCCTGGCATGAGTCATGAAAATAGAAAACAATGCTTAAGAAATTTAAAAGAAATAGGATATGAAGTTGGAAGTGGTTCTCTTGTTGGTCTTCCTGGACAAACTGTTGAATCTCTTGCTGATGACATACTATTCTTCAAAGAAATTGATGCGGATATGGTTGGTATTGGCCCATTTATTCCAAATGAGGATACCCCTCTTAAGGATGCTAGTGTAGAAGGACACTTTACCCTTGCCTTAAAGGTAATGGCAATAACAAGATTACTTATGCCTACTCTTAACATTCCAGCTACAACTGCTATGGAAAGTTTAAATAAAAATGGTAGAGTTATGGCCTTACAAAGTGGTGCAAATGTTGTTATGCCTAATGTTACAGAAGGTGAATATAGAAAATTATATGCACTTTATCCAGGAAAGATATGTATAAGTGATACTCCTGCTCATTGCAGAGGTTGTATTTCCGGAAAAATTCAAGGCATTGGCAGAACCATTTCCACAACTACTGGTTCCCATAAAGATCAAATGTCTATGCATAAGGAATAA
- the manA gene encoding mannose-6-phosphate isomerase, class I, whose product MQNIIRLQPVFKEKIWGGKKLKEIYGYDIPSDKTGECWAISAHKEGDCNILNDEFKGETLSSLYREHRELFGNIQDKEFPLLAKILDASDNLSIQVHPNDEFARTVENQEFGKTEAWYVLDCNEDTVLEIGHTAKTKEELVNRINNGEWDKFLNYRNIQKGDYFFIPSGTVHAICENTLIYEIQQSSDTTYRLYDYDRVDDNGNKRELHIDRSIEVIEVPQENTPVVPKEEAGEGYKKTTFVESKYFTSFRYSIDGKAEINEKAPFILCTVVEGNGKIGDEVIKKGDNFIIPSGYKQLMFTGKVEILMATI is encoded by the coding sequence ATGCAAAACATAATTAGATTACAACCTGTATTTAAAGAAAAAATATGGGGTGGTAAAAAATTAAAAGAGATATATGGATATGATATACCATCAGATAAGACAGGGGAATGCTGGGCAATCTCAGCTCATAAAGAAGGAGATTGTAACATATTAAATGATGAATTTAAAGGAGAAACTTTATCTTCATTATATAGAGAACATAGAGAACTGTTTGGAAACATTCAAGATAAGGAATTTCCACTACTAGCAAAGATTTTAGATGCATCTGATAATCTTTCAATTCAAGTGCATCCAAATGATGAATTTGCAAGAACGGTTGAAAATCAAGAATTTGGCAAGACAGAAGCATGGTATGTGCTTGATTGCAATGAAGACACTGTATTAGAAATTGGGCACACAGCAAAAACTAAGGAAGAGTTAGTTAATAGAATTAATAATGGAGAATGGGATAAGTTCCTTAATTATAGAAACATACAGAAAGGTGATTATTTCTTCATTCCATCAGGAACAGTTCACGCTATCTGTGAAAATACATTAATATATGAAATACAACAATCATCTGATACAACTTATAGATTGTATGACTATGATAGAGTAGATGATAATGGAAACAAGAGAGAGCTTCACATTGATAGATCAATTGAGGTAATCGAGGTTCCACAAGAAAATACACCTGTTGTACCTAAAGAAGAAGCAGGAGAAGGTTATAAGAAGACTACTTTTGTTGAAAGCAAATACTTTACTTCCTTTAGATACAGTATTGATGGAAAAGCTGAAATTAACGAAAAGGCGCCATTTATATTATGTACTGTAGTAGAGGGAAACGGAAAAATTGGTGATGAAGTTATAAAGAAAGGTGACAACTTTATTATACCAAGTGGCTATAAGCAATTAATGTTTACTGGAAAAGTTGAAATATTAATGGCTACTATATAA
- a CDS encoding polysaccharide deacetylase family protein — protein sequence MNFKKQNIILVLLCIMLFCTTSYVVFLGKNNLLAEIAKKAEQIQNKQNKTASQQKESPANEDDLTTDDIGIPVLVYTAINSNNVTPENFKAQMNYIKDNGYTTITLDDLYQYLSASKKIPKKSIVITIDNGYSSIYRYAYPILKELNFKATVFVSSDSINSKDYLKNNELKDMVNNSIDIESNSAKDQILSSLSVSTQNTSLANSKKSIQDITGKEVKYLAYPQGKCSESTKKAAKDSGYLMAFNLANKLADKKDNLLNLDRLFITKADTLESFMQKVTKSPKN from the coding sequence ATGAATTTTAAAAAACAAAATATTATTCTAGTTCTTCTTTGTATTATGTTATTCTGTACTACCAGTTATGTTGTTTTCTTAGGGAAAAATAACCTATTAGCTGAAATAGCAAAAAAGGCAGAACAAATACAAAATAAGCAAAACAAAACTGCATCTCAACAGAAGGAATCACCTGCTAATGAGGATGATTTAACGACTGATGATATTGGCATTCCTGTTCTTGTTTATACTGCTATTAACTCAAATAACGTTACCCCTGAAAACTTTAAAGCTCAAATGAATTATATAAAGGATAATGGTTACACAACTATAACTTTGGATGATTTGTACCAATATCTTAGCGCATCAAAAAAAATACCTAAAAAGTCTATTGTAATAACTATAGATAATGGATACTCAAGCATATATAGATATGCTTATCCAATATTAAAAGAATTAAATTTCAAAGCTACAGTATTTGTTTCTTCTGATTCCATTAATTCTAAAGACTATCTAAAAAACAATGAACTTAAGGACATGGTCAATAACTCTATTGACATTGAAAGTAATTCTGCAAAAGATCAAATTCTTTCTAGCTTAAGCGTTAGTACACAAAACACAAGTTTAGCAAATTCAAAAAAGAGCATTCAAGATATTACTGGAAAAGAAGTAAAATATCTAGCCTATCCTCAAGGTAAGTGTTCAGAATCAACAAAAAAGGCAGCTAAAGATTCTGGATATCTAATGGCTTTTAATCTGGCAAATAAACTTGCTGATAAAAAAGATAATCTCTTAAATTTGGATAGATTATTCATAACAAAGGCTGACACATTAGAATCCTTTATGCAAAAGGTAACTAAAAGTCCTAAAAATTAA
- the rluF gene encoding 23S rRNA pseudouridine(2604) synthase RluF, giving the protein MHDNSIITHEERKDEVRLNKFISESGYTSRREADKLIEQGKVKVNGEVAIMGVKVKKGDRVEVQGKLISQEEKLVYIALNKPVGITCTTEHKIKGNIVDFVNHEKRIFPIGRLDKDSQGLIFLTNDGDIVNKILRAGNNHDKEYVVTVDKPITDSFIDGMANGVPILGCVTKQCTVKKEGKKVFRIILTQGLNRQIRRMCEFFGYKVVKLERVRIMNIKLGNLPIGKWRNITENELRELDKLIKSSKKTEEASKI; this is encoded by the coding sequence ATGCATGACAATTCTATAATAACTCATGAAGAAAGAAAAGATGAGGTAAGGTTAAATAAATTTATTAGTGAATCTGGATACACTTCTAGGAGAGAAGCAGATAAGTTAATAGAACAAGGCAAGGTAAAAGTAAATGGCGAAGTTGCTATTATGGGAGTTAAAGTTAAAAAAGGTGATAGGGTAGAAGTTCAGGGCAAGCTTATATCACAAGAAGAGAAACTAGTCTATATAGCATTAAATAAGCCAGTAGGAATTACTTGCACAACAGAACATAAGATTAAAGGAAATATAGTTGACTTCGTAAATCACGAAAAAAGAATTTTTCCAATAGGAAGGTTAGATAAAGATTCACAAGGATTAATTTTTTTGACTAATGATGGTGATATAGTAAATAAAATTTTGAGAGCAGGAAATAACCATGATAAGGAATATGTTGTAACAGTAGATAAGCCTATAACAGATAGTTTTATTGATGGAATGGCAAATGGTGTGCCCATTTTAGGCTGTGTTACTAAGCAGTGTACAGTCAAAAAAGAAGGTAAGAAAGTGTTTAGAATAATTCTTACTCAAGGCTTAAACAGACAAATTAGACGTATGTGTGAATTCTTTGGGTATAAGGTAGTAAAACTTGAGAGAGTTAGAATAATGAATATAAAGCTAGGTAATTTACCTATAGGTAAGTGGAGAAATATAACGGAGAATGAGCTTAGAGAACTTGATAAACTTATAAAATCATCTAAAAAGACAGAGGAAGCATCAAAAATTTAG
- a CDS encoding DUF3298 and DUF4163 domain-containing protein → MKKITRFSIFVLIIMIIFQNRMVQSCYAIENSVPEIEMSENSVGENIKINIKYPQFGGKDKKLEDLNNRIKQEIDTWKRDMMELDKQYIEQAKKNNFPIREFELFGTYKITYNNNDFISTFLDKYQYTGGAHGISSKSMYNFDIKKQKYIKLNELFKKNYDFKRVINTKIRTDILKEKDIYFDAGKQFKGIKDNQSYYITKDGIVIHFGLYEIAPYSSGYREFLIPFSLIKDGLIYNF, encoded by the coding sequence ATGAAAAAAATTACGAGATTTTCCATATTTGTTTTGATTATAATGATTATTTTTCAAAATAGAATGGTTCAAAGCTGTTATGCTATTGAAAATTCAGTACCTGAGATTGAAATGAGTGAGAACAGTGTTGGTGAGAATATCAAGATAAACATAAAATATCCGCAATTTGGTGGTAAGGATAAAAAGCTTGAAGATTTAAACAATAGAATAAAGCAAGAAATAGATACGTGGAAAAGAGATATGATGGAGTTAGATAAACAATATATTGAACAAGCAAAGAAAAATAATTTTCCAATAAGAGAATTTGAGTTATTTGGTACATATAAAATTACATATAATAACAATGATTTTATAAGCACTTTTTTAGATAAATATCAATATACAGGAGGGGCTCATGGTATAAGCTCAAAGTCTATGTATAACTTTGATATAAAAAAGCAGAAGTATATAAAGTTAAATGAACTATTTAAGAAAAATTATGATTTTAAAAGAGTAATAAACACTAAAATTAGAACGGATATACTCAAGGAGAAGGATATATATTTTGATGCAGGAAAACAATTTAAAGGAATAAAAGATAATCAAAGCTACTACATAACTAAAGATGGTATAGTGATTCATTTTGGATTATATGAAATTGCACCATATTCCTCAGGATATAGAGAATTTTTAATACCATTTTCATTGATTAAAGATGGTTTAATATATAATTTTTAG
- a CDS encoding YjjW family glycine radical enzyme activase gives MKEAIVNKIIPFSSVDGPGNRTAIFLQGCNFNCIYCHNPETIKSCVGCGQCVEACPVKALTLSEGNVIWNKEICVNCDTCVKTCKKLSTPKTQKMNVQQVIAEIEKYEPFISGITTSGGECTLQEEFLIELFREAKKKGLTCFIDSNGSNLFSEMQELLSLTDKVMLDVKAWDSEEHKKYIGADNKNVLDNLDYLLKEDKMYEVRTVVVPDILDNEETIQKVSKKIAELNPKVRYKLIKFRPLGVREDIKNCPSPSVEYMEALKDICISNGCENVVIV, from the coding sequence ATGAAAGAAGCTATAGTAAATAAGATTATTCCATTTAGTTCTGTAGATGGGCCCGGTAATAGAACTGCTATATTTCTTCAAGGATGCAACTTTAATTGTATATATTGCCACAATCCAGAAACCATAAAGAGTTGTGTGGGTTGTGGACAATGTGTGGAAGCATGCCCAGTTAAGGCATTGACCTTATCAGAAGGTAATGTAATTTGGAACAAAGAGATTTGTGTGAATTGTGATACCTGTGTTAAGACTTGTAAAAAGCTGAGTACACCAAAGACTCAAAAAATGAATGTACAGCAGGTAATTGCGGAAATAGAAAAGTATGAACCATTTATTTCGGGGATTACAACCTCTGGAGGAGAATGTACTCTTCAAGAAGAATTTTTGATTGAACTTTTCAGGGAAGCAAAGAAGAAAGGTCTAACTTGCTTTATTGATTCTAATGGATCTAATTTATTCAGTGAAATGCAAGAATTACTTAGTTTAACAGACAAAGTTATGTTAGATGTTAAGGCTTGGGACAGTGAAGAACACAAAAAGTATATTGGAGCAGACAATAAAAATGTTTTGGACAATCTAGACTATCTTTTAAAAGAGGATAAGATGTATGAGGTCAGAACAGTAGTTGTTCCAGACATATTAGATAATGAAGAGACAATACAAAAGGTAAGCAAAAAAATAGCTGAATTAAATCCAAAGGTTAGATATAAACTTATAAAATTTCGTCCATTAGGAGTAAGAGAAGATATTAAAAATTGTCCGTCTCCATCAGTAGAGTATATGGAAGCATTGAAGGATATCTGTATTTCTAATGGATGTGAAAATGTGGTGATAGTGTAG